Proteins encoded within one genomic window of Amorphoplanes friuliensis DSM 7358:
- a CDS encoding flavin-containing monooxygenase, with amino-acid sequence MSEHVEVLVIGAGLSGIGAAYRLQTESPGRSYAILEARETSGGTWDLFRYPGVRSDSDMFTLGYPFRPWREPKSIAAGRTILDYLRDTAAENGIDKHIRYGRRVVSAAWSTPEARWTVRTATGEEWTCSFLYVCTGYYRYDSGYEADFPGRESFTGPIVHPQHWPEDLDWTGKRVVIIGSGATAVTLVPAMADRAAHVTMLQRSPSYLLALPTREGAARRVGPHVVRARNVLLTWALYQAAQRWPDRVARALKKGVAEQLPPGVDVDPHFSPRYAPWDQRLCVVPDGDLFAAMRAGQASVSTGTIESFTPDGIRLTGGEHLDADVIVTATGLTMVAFGEIALTVDGREINSADLHVYKGMMFDGVPNFAWCVGYTNASWTLRADLTSRYVCRLLNYLARHRIDIATPTLPADAHDTGEPLMALSSGYVQRAASVLPRQSDRRTWRMINNYLLDLPRMRLSRIDDGDMMFARIKTGA; translated from the coding sequence ATGAGCGAGCACGTAGAGGTACTCGTCATAGGCGCGGGGTTGTCCGGAATCGGCGCGGCGTACCGGCTGCAGACCGAATCTCCGGGCCGCAGCTACGCCATCCTCGAGGCACGGGAGACGAGCGGCGGGACGTGGGACCTGTTCCGCTATCCCGGCGTGCGGTCCGACTCCGACATGTTCACGCTCGGATATCCGTTCCGGCCCTGGCGGGAGCCGAAGTCGATCGCGGCGGGCCGGACGATCCTCGATTATCTGCGCGACACCGCCGCCGAGAACGGCATCGACAAGCACATCCGCTACGGCCGGCGGGTGGTCAGCGCGGCCTGGTCGACCCCGGAGGCCCGCTGGACGGTACGCACGGCCACCGGCGAGGAGTGGACCTGTTCCTTCCTGTACGTCTGCACCGGTTACTACCGCTACGACAGTGGCTACGAGGCCGACTTCCCGGGGCGGGAGAGTTTCACCGGCCCGATCGTGCACCCGCAGCACTGGCCGGAGGACCTGGACTGGACCGGCAAACGCGTGGTGATCATCGGCAGCGGCGCGACGGCGGTGACGCTCGTCCCCGCGATGGCCGACCGGGCGGCTCACGTGACGATGCTGCAGCGCTCCCCCAGTTATCTGCTGGCTCTGCCGACCCGCGAGGGCGCCGCGCGACGGGTCGGACCGCACGTGGTCCGGGCCCGGAACGTCCTGCTGACGTGGGCGCTCTACCAGGCCGCCCAGCGCTGGCCGGACCGCGTGGCCCGGGCCCTCAAGAAGGGCGTGGCCGAACAACTGCCTCCGGGTGTGGACGTGGACCCGCACTTCTCCCCGCGGTACGCCCCCTGGGATCAGCGGTTGTGCGTCGTGCCCGACGGCGATCTGTTCGCGGCGATGCGGGCGGGGCAGGCCTCGGTGTCGACCGGCACGATCGAGTCGTTCACACCGGACGGCATCCGGCTGACCGGCGGTGAGCACCTCGACGCCGACGTGATCGTCACGGCGACCGGCCTGACGATGGTGGCGTTCGGCGAGATCGCGCTGACCGTCGACGGACGGGAGATCAACTCAGCGGATCTGCACGTGTACAAGGGCATGATGTTCGACGGTGTGCCCAACTTCGCCTGGTGCGTGGGGTACACGAATGCCTCCTGGACCCTGCGCGCCGACCTGACCTCCCGGTACGTGTGCCGCCTGCTCAACTATCTGGCCCGGCACCGCATCGACATCGCCACACCCACACTGCCGGCGGACGCGCACGACACCGGCGAGCCGCTCATGGCGCTCTCCTCCGGTTATGTCCAGCGGGCCGCGAGCGTGCTCCCGCGTCAGAGTGACCGCCGCACCTGGCGAATGATCAACAACTATCTGCTCGATCTGCCGCGCATGCGACTGAGCCGCATCGACGACGGTGACATGATGTTCGCGCGGATCAAGACGGGGGCCTGA
- a CDS encoding Dyp-type peroxidase, protein MTAPRSVGPTVNQQAVLSPLTDAAIFLVATVREGGEQAVRDLLEDLGALQRSVGFRVPAAQLSCVTGIGSDLWDRLFDGPRPAQLHRFRQWKGPKHTAPSTPGDLLFHLRASQVDVCFELATKIGERLRGAADIIDETHGFKYFDERDLLGFVDGTENPVGAAASAAVLVGDEDPDFAGGSYVMVQKYVHDMTAWNTMTVEQQEAVIGRTKLDNIEIADKPADSHVALNTVEDHEGNELKILRDNMPFGSIAAGEFGTYYIAYAATPDVPELMLRRMFLGDPYGSYDRILDFSTARTGSLFFVPTGDFLDDLPPATSAT, encoded by the coding sequence GTGACAGCACCTCGGTCGGTGGGACCCACCGTCAATCAGCAGGCCGTGCTCAGCCCGCTCACCGACGCCGCGATCTTTCTGGTGGCGACGGTTCGTGAGGGCGGTGAGCAGGCGGTCCGCGACCTGCTCGAGGATCTCGGCGCCCTGCAGCGGTCGGTCGGCTTCCGGGTGCCCGCGGCCCAGCTGTCCTGCGTGACCGGCATCGGCTCGGACCTGTGGGACCGGCTCTTCGACGGCCCGCGGCCCGCGCAGCTGCACCGCTTCCGCCAGTGGAAAGGTCCGAAGCACACGGCGCCGTCCACCCCCGGTGACCTGCTGTTCCACCTGCGGGCGAGCCAGGTCGACGTCTGCTTCGAGCTGGCCACCAAGATCGGCGAACGGCTCCGGGGCGCTGCCGACATCATCGACGAGACGCACGGTTTCAAGTACTTCGACGAGCGCGATCTGCTCGGCTTTGTCGACGGCACGGAGAACCCCGTCGGTGCGGCGGCCTCGGCGGCGGTGCTGGTCGGCGACGAGGACCCGGATTTTGCCGGCGGCAGCTACGTCATGGTGCAGAAGTACGTGCACGACATGACCGCCTGGAACACCATGACCGTCGAGCAGCAGGAGGCGGTGATCGGCCGGACCAAGCTCGACAACATCGAGATCGCCGACAAACCCGCCGACTCGCACGTCGCCCTGAACACGGTCGAGGACCACGAGGGCAACGAGCTCAAGATCCTGCGGGACAACATGCCGTTCGGCTCGATCGCGGCCGGCGAGTTCGGGACCTACTACATCGCGTACGCCGCGACGCCCGACGTGCCGGAGCTGATGCTGCGGCGGATGTTCCTCGGTGACCCGTACGGCAGCTACGACCGCATCCTCGACTTCTCGACGGCCCGGACGGGATCGCTGTTCTTCGTGCCGACGGGTGACTTCCTCGACGACCTGCCACCGGCCACGTCCGCCACCTGA
- a CDS encoding DedA family protein, whose product MPPPDDLPSFLHSVAPILDRWGYLAVAGVIGVESFGVPAPGQTIMVAAAIYSSWGRLDIFAVAAISFVAAVLGDNVGYWIGVRGGRRAVHRFGKYIFITPARLERAEKFFARRGNRIVVVARFIDGLRQLNGVIAGITAMPWRTFLLYNAIGAALWVGWWTTIAYLLGTHLVEIIERAEEYKFWAIGAIVIAVGTYIWLHLRHIRKRRARQAAEAAEAAACEPEDVQA is encoded by the coding sequence ATGCCGCCCCCGGATGATCTGCCCAGTTTTCTGCACAGCGTCGCCCCGATTCTCGACCGGTGGGGGTACCTCGCCGTAGCAGGCGTCATCGGGGTCGAAAGTTTCGGCGTGCCGGCACCGGGTCAGACGATCATGGTCGCTGCGGCCATCTACTCCAGCTGGGGCCGGCTGGACATCTTCGCCGTCGCCGCGATCTCCTTCGTCGCGGCCGTGCTCGGCGACAACGTCGGCTACTGGATCGGCGTGCGCGGTGGCCGCCGGGCCGTGCACCGCTTCGGCAAGTACATCTTCATCACCCCGGCCCGCCTCGAACGCGCGGAGAAGTTCTTCGCCCGGCGCGGCAACCGCATCGTGGTCGTGGCCCGCTTCATCGACGGCCTCCGCCAGCTCAACGGCGTGATCGCCGGCATCACCGCGATGCCCTGGCGCACCTTCCTGCTCTACAACGCGATCGGCGCCGCGCTCTGGGTCGGCTGGTGGACCACCATCGCGTACCTCCTCGGCACGCACCTCGTCGAGATCATCGAACGCGCCGAGGAATACAAGTTCTGGGCGATCGGCGCGATCGTCATCGCCGTCGGCACCTACATCTGGCTGCATCTGCGCCACATCCGCAAACGCCGCGCCCGGCAGGCCGCCGAAGCCGCCGAGGCCGCCGCCTGTGAGCCGGAAGACGTCCAGGCCTGA
- a CDS encoding GH92 family glycosyl hydrolase: protein MIGFRTVAALAGVALAVPIGAGAQAAAPPPLVAEPATYVNPFIGSTNLGNTYPGAVTPFGMLAWSPQTSRGTQISTPAPGGYQYTATRIRGLSLTHLSGVGCSGANGDIPIMPHVGDITTSPTADATDAVFASTFSHANEAAKPGWYKVGLDSGAGAELTVTPRTGFGKFSFPADKPAGLLFRTSMSETGSEAATVHIDPATQTVTGSVSAGNFCGPQSTNNSKAYYTLHFVAKLDQPFSATGTWKDATLAPGSTDAQGGSGYSSTGRPNAGKGSGGYVSFAPGTTSVGMRVAISYVSLDGAKANLAQESPERLSFAAIQAGARSAWSARLKKIGIGGGTEDQKTTFYTALYHAMLEPTLTSDVDGRYYGADDAVHTLSTGQKAQYGTFSGWDVYRAQVQLLALLDPKMASDYAQSLFNYANQRDGEWDRWLLQHGKTAVMSGDPAAAAVAGMYAFGARDFDVQGAFDSLVHAATVPTANDSSDAGCNVECVGQRPSLDKYLELGYVPADNCHCWGGAAETLEDAAADYGIAELAKALGEKEKHADFLDRSHNWRNVYDKDAKADAGLEHNIRERITEITASAENPPGEGKTQVFDGDKGTKWLTFATTGWVQAKLAAPLTVEKYALTSANDVPERDPRDWQLQGSTDGTTWTTLDTQTGQAFEKRGQTKEYTVANPQPYSYYRLTITANGGAPIVQLAEVELADPAVPTPIPADGAFVGWMRDRYADGDWAEGFSPSTGSGFVEGSSAQYTWMVYSDVVGLAAAMGGNKVAIERLDAFFRNPDGTFDLSATKGTKFDATNEPDIQTPYLYNYFGAAYKTQETVRAIVDGKWSNGTGGIPGNDDAGTMSAWYVFSALGLYPTVPTRAELALTTPLFPRAVVHLANGKDLTIEAPRSDAKAIYVEKLTVNGKTTTKGWLPASVVSTGGKLSYTLSTTPSLTWGSGPGDVPPQN, encoded by the coding sequence ATGATCGGATTCCGTACCGTCGCCGCGCTCGCGGGAGTGGCCCTGGCCGTGCCGATAGGCGCGGGAGCCCAGGCGGCAGCGCCGCCACCACTGGTCGCGGAGCCCGCGACGTACGTGAACCCGTTCATCGGCTCGACGAACCTCGGCAACACCTACCCCGGCGCGGTGACACCGTTCGGGATGCTCGCCTGGAGCCCGCAGACCTCGCGCGGCACCCAGATCTCGACGCCCGCACCGGGCGGTTACCAGTACACCGCGACCCGGATCCGCGGGCTGAGCCTGACGCACCTCAGCGGTGTCGGCTGCTCGGGCGCGAACGGCGACATCCCGATCATGCCGCACGTCGGTGACATCACGACCTCGCCGACCGCGGACGCCACCGACGCCGTCTTCGCCAGCACGTTCTCGCACGCCAACGAGGCCGCCAAGCCCGGCTGGTACAAGGTCGGCCTGGACAGTGGCGCCGGCGCCGAGTTGACCGTCACGCCGCGTACGGGCTTCGGGAAGTTCTCGTTCCCCGCCGACAAGCCCGCCGGGCTGCTGTTCCGCACGTCGATGTCGGAGACCGGGAGCGAGGCTGCGACCGTACACATCGATCCGGCGACGCAGACGGTGACCGGGTCGGTGAGCGCGGGCAACTTCTGCGGGCCGCAGAGCACGAACAACTCGAAGGCCTATTACACGCTGCACTTCGTGGCGAAGCTCGACCAGCCGTTCAGTGCGACGGGCACCTGGAAGGACGCCACCCTGGCGCCGGGCAGCACCGACGCCCAGGGCGGCAGCGGTTACAGCAGCACCGGGCGCCCGAACGCCGGGAAGGGCTCGGGCGGCTACGTGTCGTTCGCCCCGGGCACGACCAGCGTGGGGATGCGCGTTGCGATCTCGTACGTGAGCCTGGACGGCGCGAAGGCCAACCTGGCGCAGGAGTCGCCGGAGCGGCTGAGCTTCGCGGCGATCCAGGCGGGTGCGCGCAGCGCCTGGTCGGCCCGGCTCAAGAAGATCGGCATCGGTGGCGGCACCGAGGATCAGAAGACGACGTTCTACACGGCGCTCTACCACGCCATGCTGGAACCGACTCTGACCAGCGACGTCGACGGCCGGTATTACGGCGCTGACGACGCCGTCCACACGTTATCCACAGGACAAAAGGCTCAGTACGGGACATTTTCCGGCTGGGACGTCTATCGGGCCCAGGTTCAGCTGCTCGCGCTGCTCGACCCGAAGATGGCCAGTGACTACGCCCAGTCGCTGTTCAACTATGCGAACCAGCGTGACGGCGAGTGGGACCGCTGGCTGCTTCAGCACGGCAAGACCGCGGTGATGTCGGGCGACCCGGCCGCCGCGGCGGTCGCCGGCATGTACGCGTTCGGCGCCCGCGATTTCGACGTGCAGGGCGCCTTCGACTCCCTGGTGCACGCGGCGACCGTGCCGACGGCGAACGACTCCAGCGACGCCGGCTGCAACGTCGAGTGTGTGGGCCAGCGCCCGTCGCTCGACAAGTACCTGGAGCTGGGTTACGTGCCCGCCGACAACTGTCACTGCTGGGGTGGCGCGGCGGAGACCCTGGAGGACGCGGCGGCCGACTACGGCATCGCCGAGCTGGCCAAGGCACTCGGTGAGAAGGAGAAGCACGCCGACTTCCTGGACCGCTCGCACAACTGGCGCAACGTCTACGACAAGGACGCCAAGGCCGACGCGGGTCTCGAGCACAACATCCGCGAACGGATCACCGAGATCACCGCCAGCGCGGAGAACCCGCCCGGCGAGGGCAAGACGCAGGTTTTCGACGGCGACAAGGGCACCAAGTGGCTCACCTTCGCCACGACCGGCTGGGTCCAGGCCAAGCTGGCGGCGCCGCTGACCGTCGAGAAGTACGCCCTGACCTCGGCCAACGACGTACCGGAACGTGATCCCCGGGACTGGCAGCTGCAGGGCTCGACCGACGGCACCACGTGGACCACGCTCGACACGCAGACCGGTCAAGCGTTCGAGAAGCGCGGTCAGACCAAGGAGTACACGGTTGCGAACCCGCAGCCGTACAGCTACTACCGGCTGACCATCACCGCGAACGGCGGCGCCCCGATCGTGCAGCTCGCCGAGGTGGAGTTGGCCGACCCGGCCGTCCCCACCCCGATCCCGGCCGACGGTGCGTTTGTCGGCTGGATGCGCGACCGCTACGCCGACGGTGACTGGGCCGAGGGCTTCAGCCCGTCGACCGGGTCCGGCTTCGTCGAGGGCAGCAGCGCGCAGTACACCTGGATGGTCTACTCCGACGTGGTCGGCCTGGCCGCGGCGATGGGCGGCAACAAGGTCGCGATCGAGCGCCTCGACGCGTTCTTCCGCAACCCCGACGGCACGTTCGACCTGAGCGCCACCAAGGGCACGAAGTTCGACGCGACCAACGAGCCCGACATCCAGACGCCGTACCTCTACAACTACTTCGGGGCGGCGTACAAGACGCAGGAGACGGTGCGCGCGATCGTCGACGGCAAGTGGAGCAACGGCACCGGCGGCATCCCGGGCAACGACGACGCCGGCACGATGAGCGCCTGGTACGTCTTCTCCGCCCTGGGTCTCTACCCGACCGTGCCGACCCGGGCCGAGCTGGCGCTGACCACGCCTCTCTTCCCGCGGGCGGTCGTCCACCTGGCGAACGGCAAGGACCTCACGATCGAGGCACCCCGCTCCGACGCCAAGGCGATCTACGTGGAGAAACTGACGGTGAACGGGAAAACGACCACGAAGGGCTGGTTGCCCGCGAGTGTGGTCAGCACGGGCGGGAAGCTGAGCTACACCCTGTCCACCACACCCAGCCTGACCTGGGGAAGTGGTCCCGGGGACGTGCCTCCGCAGAACTAG
- a CDS encoding DNA polymerase ligase N-terminal domain-containing protein: MDQPAFVLHDHRKPAPHFDLRLEEDGVLRSWALPRGLPTDPAKNRLAVAVPDHALDHLTYTDEHKFIADIGWWEENDRNTKRFVFTLHGREESHRYALIHTGGKNWLLHLTKEQPTG; the protein is encoded by the coding sequence GTGGACCAGCCCGCATTTGTCCTGCACGACCACCGCAAGCCCGCACCGCACTTCGACCTGCGGCTGGAGGAGGACGGTGTGCTGCGGTCGTGGGCGTTGCCCCGCGGCCTGCCGACCGATCCCGCGAAGAACCGCCTGGCCGTGGCCGTGCCCGATCACGCGCTCGACCACCTGACCTACACCGACGAGCACAAGTTCATCGCGGACATCGGCTGGTGGGAGGAGAACGACCGCAACACCAAGCGGTTCGTCTTCACCCTGCACGGCCGCGAGGAGTCCCACCGGTACGCCTTGATCCACACGGGTGGGAAAAACTGGCTGCTGCACCTGACCAAGGAGCAGCCGACGGGTTGA
- a CDS encoding sulfatase-like hydrolase/transferase codes for MPGSVREALAARFRRTEKTEEPSRFRRIAGHALTVAAFVLIFAALIMPNVISRLERPGTYVRLPVEGFIAVGLILLLRGRWQRIMAGALGAGLGLLTLLKFTDMGFYETLNRPFDLVLDWELFDDAQSFLKDSVGEAGAIGALIGVVILIIAILALMSLAAMRVAKVAAGHRRAAAGTAITGTAVWVVLLLLGVQIFNNIPVAARSSAIYVYDRAGAVKAGLRDEKDFTKEAANDAFDATPGDQLLTSLRGKDVFFTFVESYGRSAIEDPKLSPGTVEVLDESAESLKKAGYAAQSGWLTSSTYGGGSWLAHSTFLSGVWINNQQRYRNLMASDRLTMTMAFKKAGFDTMSVMPGATRAFPEGSFYGYNRVYDSRNTGYVGPKFGWAPQPDQYTLSWFEKNVHGPDHAPMMVEMPLVSSHTPWAPIPQFIDWDDVGDGSVYKQIQKDGKRPKSIWKDPAKVQREYSRSIQYTLTTITSWLENYGDENTVMVFLGDHQAAKIVTGEGASRDVPITIVAKDKKVLDKISGWGWTDGLKPAPAAPVWKMNEFRDKFLTAYGPSGDVNRALSPPKR; via the coding sequence TTGCCTGGTTCGGTACGCGAAGCACTGGCCGCGCGGTTCCGTCGTACCGAGAAGACGGAGGAACCCTCCCGTTTCCGGCGTATCGCCGGGCACGCGCTGACGGTTGCGGCCTTTGTGCTGATCTTCGCGGCGCTGATCATGCCCAACGTGATCAGCCGGCTGGAGCGTCCGGGCACCTACGTGCGCCTGCCCGTCGAGGGCTTCATCGCCGTCGGCCTCATCCTGCTGCTGCGCGGGCGGTGGCAGCGGATCATGGCGGGCGCCCTCGGTGCCGGCCTCGGCCTGCTCACCCTACTGAAGTTCACCGACATGGGCTTCTACGAGACCCTGAACCGGCCGTTCGACCTGGTGCTCGACTGGGAGCTGTTCGACGACGCCCAGTCGTTCCTCAAGGACTCGGTCGGTGAGGCCGGTGCGATCGGCGCGTTGATCGGGGTCGTCATCCTGATCATCGCCATCCTCGCCCTGATGAGCCTGGCCGCCATGCGGGTCGCCAAGGTCGCGGCCGGTCACCGCCGGGCCGCCGCCGGTACGGCCATCACCGGCACCGCCGTCTGGGTGGTCCTGCTGCTGCTGGGTGTGCAGATCTTCAACAACATCCCGGTGGCCGCCCGCAGCTCGGCGATCTACGTCTACGACCGCGCCGGTGCCGTCAAGGCGGGCCTGCGCGACGAGAAGGACTTCACCAAGGAAGCGGCCAACGACGCGTTCGACGCGACCCCGGGCGACCAGCTGCTCACCTCGCTGCGCGGCAAGGACGTCTTCTTCACCTTCGTCGAGAGTTACGGCCGCTCAGCGATCGAGGACCCGAAGCTGTCACCCGGCACCGTCGAAGTTCTCGACGAGAGCGCCGAAAGCCTCAAAAAGGCCGGGTACGCGGCCCAGAGCGGCTGGCTCACCTCGTCCACGTACGGCGGTGGCAGCTGGCTGGCCCACTCGACGTTCCTGTCCGGTGTGTGGATCAACAACCAGCAGCGGTACCGCAACCTCATGGCCAGCGACCGGCTCACGATGACGATGGCGTTCAAGAAGGCCGGCTTCGACACCATGAGTGTCATGCCGGGTGCCACCCGCGCCTTCCCCGAAGGCAGCTTCTACGGGTACAACCGGGTCTACGACTCCCGCAACACCGGTTACGTCGGTCCGAAGTTCGGCTGGGCGCCGCAACCGGACCAGTACACGCTGTCCTGGTTCGAGAAGAACGTGCACGGCCCGGACCACGCGCCGATGATGGTCGAGATGCCGCTGGTCTCGAGCCACACGCCGTGGGCGCCGATCCCGCAGTTCATCGACTGGGACGACGTCGGCGACGGCTCGGTCTACAAGCAGATCCAGAAGGACGGCAAGAGGCCGAAGTCCATCTGGAAGGACCCCGCGAAGGTCCAGCGCGAATACTCCCGGTCGATCCAGTACACGCTGACGACCATCACCAGCTGGCTGGAGAACTACGGCGACGAGAACACCGTGATGGTGTTCCTCGGCGACCACCAGGCCGCGAAGATCGTGACCGGCGAGGGCGCGAGCCGCGACGTCCCCATCACGATCGTCGCCAAGGACAAGAAGGTCCTCGACAAGATCTCCGGCTGGGGCTGGACCGACGGCCTCAAACCCGCCCCGGCCGCCCCCGTCTGGAAGATGAACGAGTTCCGGGACAAGTTCCTCACCGCCTACGGCCCGTCCGGCGACGTCAACCGCGCCCTCTCGCCCCCGAAACGCTAG
- a CDS encoding alpha-amylase family protein, whose product MSEPGWVEHAVWWQVYPLGFVGAYPPGGGDGKLDRITAWLDYAIELGASGLMLGPVFASETHGYDTTDHLTIDPRLGGDAEFDALIAAAHDRGLRVLLDGVFNHVGRGHAAFQAVLEQGRDAPTARWFRLTWPDGAGEPQYETFEGHGALVALNHLEPAVADYVVDVMTHWLRRGADGWRLDAAYAVPAAFWAKVLPRVRAEFPDAYLVGEVIHGDYPSFVDRSTMDSVTQYELWKAVWSSLNEGNFFELSWALERHNLFLETFVPQTFTGNHDVTRLASKLLDPKHVPLALVLLFTVGGTPSIYSGDEQGFTGVKEDREHGDDAVRPPFPAGPDDLAPYGWPIYHLHQELIGLRRRHPWLHRARTSTVSLANEQLVYEVTDGSHKLLIALSVGADSTMLPAPYAKMVLNGDAELKEPGSANTTVVLPAAGWAVLEAQ is encoded by the coding sequence GTGAGTGAGCCCGGCTGGGTCGAGCACGCCGTGTGGTGGCAGGTGTACCCCCTCGGTTTTGTCGGCGCGTACCCGCCGGGTGGTGGCGACGGCAAGCTGGACCGCATCACGGCCTGGCTGGACTACGCCATCGAGCTCGGCGCGTCCGGGCTCATGCTCGGTCCGGTGTTCGCGTCCGAGACCCACGGTTACGACACGACCGACCACCTGACGATCGATCCGCGACTGGGTGGTGACGCCGAGTTCGACGCGCTGATCGCCGCAGCCCACGATCGTGGGCTGCGAGTGCTGCTCGACGGCGTGTTCAACCACGTCGGACGCGGGCACGCGGCGTTCCAGGCCGTGCTGGAGCAAGGACGTGACGCGCCGACCGCGCGGTGGTTCCGGCTCACCTGGCCCGACGGCGCGGGCGAACCGCAGTACGAGACCTTCGAGGGGCACGGCGCGCTGGTCGCGCTCAACCATCTCGAGCCGGCCGTCGCCGACTACGTCGTCGACGTGATGACCCACTGGCTGCGGCGGGGTGCGGACGGATGGCGACTTGATGCCGCGTACGCCGTACCGGCCGCCTTCTGGGCCAAGGTTCTCCCCCGGGTGCGGGCGGAATTCCCCGACGCGTACCTGGTGGGCGAGGTCATCCACGGCGACTACCCCAGCTTCGTCGACAGGTCCACGATGGACTCGGTGACGCAGTACGAGCTGTGGAAAGCCGTGTGGAGTTCACTCAACGAGGGCAACTTCTTCGAGCTCAGCTGGGCTCTGGAACGCCACAATCTGTTCCTCGAGACCTTCGTGCCGCAGACGTTCACCGGCAATCACGACGTGACGCGCCTGGCCAGCAAGCTCCTCGACCCGAAACACGTGCCGCTGGCCCTGGTGCTGCTGTTCACCGTCGGGGGCACGCCCTCGATCTACTCCGGGGACGAGCAGGGCTTCACGGGTGTCAAGGAGGACCGGGAGCACGGCGACGACGCTGTCCGGCCACCGTTCCCCGCCGGGCCGGACGACCTGGCGCCCTACGGCTGGCCGATCTACCACCTGCACCAGGAGCTGATCGGTCTCCGCCGGCGGCACCCGTGGCTGCACCGCGCCCGGACGAGCACCGTGAGCCTGGCGAACGAACAACTCGTCTACGAGGTCACCGACGGAAGCCACAAACTGCTGATCGCCCTGAGCGTCGGCGCCGATTCCACAATGCTTCCGGCGCCGTACGCGAAAATGGTTCTGAATGGTGACGCGGAGCTGAAGGAGCCCGGCTCGGCGAACACGACTGTGGTTCTTCCCGCGGCCGGATGGGCAGTCCTGGAGGCACAGTAA
- a CDS encoding RNA polymerase sigma factor SigF: MTVIQSAKTETKSKLSEAPADSAADLLNAMAAMPVGHPSRVSLRDRAIEAWLPLARHLAHRYSGRGEPTDDLIQTATVGLIKAVDKFDPERGVDFAGYAIPTIIGEIKRHFRDRTWSVRVPRRLQELRLSITEANSTLTHTLGRSPTVADIAVHLGVTEEDVLEGLEGARAYNATSLSTPISADGTTELGDTLGGEDHEFELAETRVALGPALALLDEREQKILTLRFYGNLTQSQIADQVGISQMHVSRLLTKALTKLRTQLASEAL, from the coding sequence ATGACTGTCATTCAGTCCGCCAAGACGGAGACGAAGTCGAAGCTCAGCGAGGCTCCGGCCGACAGCGCCGCCGACCTGCTGAACGCGATGGCTGCGATGCCGGTCGGACACCCTTCTCGCGTGTCGCTGCGTGACCGTGCGATCGAGGCCTGGCTGCCGCTGGCCCGGCACCTCGCCCACCGCTACTCCGGCCGTGGTGAGCCCACCGACGACCTGATCCAGACCGCGACCGTCGGCCTGATCAAGGCCGTCGACAAGTTCGACCCCGAGCGCGGTGTCGACTTCGCCGGATACGCCATCCCCACCATCATCGGTGAGATCAAGCGCCACTTCCGCGACCGCACCTGGTCCGTGCGCGTGCCGCGCCGCCTGCAGGAACTGCGCCTGTCGATCACCGAGGCCAACAGCACCCTGACCCACACCCTGGGCCGCTCGCCGACCGTCGCCGACATCGCCGTGCACCTCGGCGTCACCGAGGAAGACGTCCTGGAAGGCCTCGAAGGCGCCCGCGCCTACAACGCCACCAGCCTGTCCACCCCGATCAGCGCCGACGGCACCACCGAGCTCGGCGACACCCTCGGCGGCGAGGACCACGAGTTCGAGCTGGCCGAGACCCGCGTCGCCCTGGGCCCCGCCCTGGCCCTGCTCGACGAGCGCGAGCAGAAGATCCTCACCCTGCGCTTCTACGGCAACCTGACCCAGTCGCAGATCGCCGACCAGGTCGGCATCTCCCAGATGCACGTCAGCCGCCTGCTCACCAAGGCCCTGACCAAGCTCCGCACGCAGCTGGCCTCCGAGGCCCTGTAA
- a CDS encoding copper resistance CopC family protein: MRLVRSVAAALVAATLAVLAGGPAWAHNSLVEAAPKKDAKLAKAPAEIRLKFIQKLDGRYMTIVVSDEAKQKVAVSAPKADGKVGSVTFSEPLPNGVYTVAYRVVSQDGHAVQGAYSFTVQAAGASTPSAVAPTTASPVAPASAAPVPVALVEDKTATWWPVATIAVAVLLVGAGAFVLVRRRRS, translated from the coding sequence ATGCGTCTCGTTCGTTCAGTCGCCGCGGCCCTGGTCGCGGCGACTCTCGCCGTTCTGGCCGGTGGTCCCGCGTGGGCCCACAACTCCCTGGTGGAGGCCGCGCCCAAGAAGGACGCGAAGCTGGCGAAGGCGCCGGCGGAGATCCGGCTGAAGTTCATCCAGAAGCTCGACGGCCGGTACATGACCATCGTCGTATCGGACGAGGCGAAGCAGAAGGTGGCGGTGTCGGCGCCCAAGGCCGACGGCAAGGTCGGCTCGGTCACGTTCTCGGAGCCGCTGCCCAACGGTGTGTACACAGTGGCCTACCGCGTGGTGTCTCAGGACGGGCATGCGGTGCAGGGCGCCTACTCGTTCACCGTCCAGGCGGCCGGGGCTTCGACGCCGTCGGCTGTGGCCCCGACCACCGCCTCGCCGGTCGCTCCCGCCTCGGCGGCACCTGTCCCTGTCGCCCTGGTGGAGGACAAGACGGCCACGTGGTGGCCCGTCGCAACGATCGCCGTCGCGGTCCTTCTGGTAGGCGCTGGGGCATTCGTCCTGGTCCGGCGACGGCGTTCATGA